Proteins encoded within one genomic window of Gloeobacter kilaueensis JS1:
- the folK gene encoding 2-amino-4-hydroxy-6-hydroxymethyldihydropteridine diphosphokinase yields the protein MARAAIALGANLGERFAVLTRAVRSLHRPAIGLEVKAISSWYETEPVGPPQPLYINGCLVLETSLSPLRLLAELQQREVEAGRVRTVHWGARTLDLDLLWYDDCVLASPELTLPHPRLEERAFVLVPLAEVAPDWQHPLTLKRLVQLRRNCDEQGVGRYTRRALVLCPLGPVDLRPLVREDFDALQALATRCWWQTYRGLLSDEAIESFIRYTYNLETIAYAAERADGRFWVAEDPAGGLIGFTQAVIAADRAHLSRLYVAPECQGLGLGTALWQLVRGELEAQGVQRCTLTVLNTNTVAIRFYEHLGFERTGPSGDNRYEYVFYLDSNV from the coding sequence GTGGCAAGAGCGGCAATCGCACTGGGGGCCAATCTGGGGGAGCGCTTTGCCGTGCTCACCAGAGCTGTGCGATCGCTGCACCGACCAGCGATCGGCCTGGAGGTGAAGGCGATTTCAAGCTGGTATGAGACCGAACCTGTCGGTCCACCGCAGCCGCTCTACATCAACGGCTGCCTGGTGCTCGAGACCAGCCTCTCGCCGCTGCGATTGCTGGCTGAACTGCAGCAGCGCGAAGTAGAGGCGGGCCGGGTACGGACGGTGCATTGGGGAGCGCGTACCCTCGATCTCGATCTGCTCTGGTACGACGACTGCGTGCTGGCGAGCCCGGAGCTGACGTTGCCCCATCCGCGCCTGGAGGAGCGGGCCTTCGTGCTGGTGCCGCTGGCGGAGGTGGCACCGGACTGGCAGCATCCACTCACGCTCAAGCGGCTCGTGCAGTTGCGGCGCAACTGCGACGAGCAGGGCGTCGGGCGCTACACCCGCCGGGCGCTCGTTCTGTGCCCCCTTGGTCCAGTCGATCTGCGCCCCCTGGTGCGGGAAGACTTCGATGCGCTGCAGGCGCTCGCTACCCGTTGCTGGTGGCAAACCTATCGGGGTCTGTTGAGCGACGAGGCGATCGAGTCATTTATTCGCTACACCTACAATCTTGAAACCATCGCCTACGCCGCTGAGCGGGCGGACGGTCGCTTCTGGGTGGCAGAAGATCCTGCTGGGGGCTTGATTGGCTTTACCCAGGCGGTGATCGCGGCGGACAGGGCGCACCTGTCGCGGCTGTACGTCGCTCCCGAGTGCCAGGGGCTCGGGCTCGGCACAGCCCTCTGGCAACTGGTACGGGGAGAACTGGAGGCCCAGGGTGTGCAGCGCTGCACGCTCACGGTGCTCAACACCAACACTGTCGCCATCCGCTTTTACGAACACCTGGGCTTTGAGCGCACCGGCCCCAGCGGCGACAACCGCTACGAGTACGTCTTTTACCTGGATAGCAATGTCTAG
- the btpA gene encoding photosystem I biogenesis protein BtpA, producing the protein MSLLLELFSTPKPIVGVVHLLPLPTSPRWSGSLDAVIARAEQEATALATGGVDGLIVENYYDAPFVPGRVDPAVVAAMSLIVKRILHLVSVPVGINVLRNDAHAALAISACTGAQFIRVNVLVGTMATDQGLIQGEAHSVLRYRRELGTRTRIFADVLVKHASPLGSTDLFQVARDTVERGLADGIIVSGTATGRPPDLADLETARAAVPEVPILIGSGATPDNIAQLLDLADGAIVASALKRFGKPDQPIDPHRTRQFVDASHYPTNGTGINPGLVADLEEVESLF; encoded by the coding sequence GTGTCTCTCCTACTAGAGCTGTTTTCTACACCAAAACCGATCGTCGGTGTCGTTCACCTGCTGCCACTGCCGACCTCGCCGCGCTGGTCGGGTTCCCTCGACGCTGTGATTGCCCGCGCCGAGCAGGAGGCGACGGCCCTCGCCACCGGCGGCGTCGATGGGCTCATTGTTGAAAATTATTACGATGCGCCGTTCGTACCGGGCCGCGTCGATCCGGCGGTGGTGGCGGCGATGAGCCTGATCGTCAAGCGCATTTTGCACCTGGTATCGGTGCCGGTGGGTATAAACGTCCTGCGCAACGACGCCCACGCAGCCCTCGCTATCAGTGCCTGCACCGGTGCCCAGTTCATTCGCGTCAACGTCCTGGTGGGCACGATGGCCACCGACCAGGGTCTGATTCAAGGAGAAGCCCACTCGGTCCTGCGCTACCGCCGCGAGCTTGGCACCCGGACGCGCATCTTTGCCGATGTGCTGGTCAAACACGCTTCGCCTCTAGGAAGTACCGATCTCTTTCAGGTGGCCCGCGACACCGTGGAGCGCGGCCTGGCCGACGGCATCATCGTCTCCGGCACCGCCACCGGCAGGCCACCCGACCTTGCCGACCTCGAAACCGCCCGCGCCGCCGTGCCGGAGGTACCGATCTTGATCGGTTCCGGCGCGACGCCCGACAACATTGCCCAACTGCTCGATCTGGCCGACGGTGCAATCGTCGCGAGTGCCCTCAAGCGCTTCGGCAAGCCGGACCAGCCCATCGATCCGCACCGCACCCGCCAGTTCGTCGATGCCAGTCACTATCCCACCAACGGCACGGGCATCAATCCGGGCCTGGTGGCTGACCTCGAAGAAGTCGAGAGCCTGTTTTGA
- a CDS encoding class I SAM-dependent methyltransferase, which yields MNRPFDFSAQAREERATDPALLASALALMYDRAIRTGWELDMPCRQEHGGAFLARIAELLQALKQQPTPEEISSWEQSLTTYLAEGAQRDPAPRLAVALELADEMSGLAGGFVLQFSFIPEENPAALLDSGAAPDQLLQVRGVLRLPCLPSFLGEQVRLLGNILRALGQRHLGAEDLEGWRASFAPLLPEWFAQSANACLQVQFASLDPAIGLAGGIDLEVSRIFASIESHYQRWSRTREGPLFGEHPDAMALNVAACLGEAAAAPVLDVGAGTGRNSLALARLGHPVDALELTVVLTEQLDAAVEAEGLPVRVLQGDIFDAELALPPSSYRLVLLSEVIASHFRSVDELRRLLIRACELLAPGGMLLFDVFLADPDFEPSAAAREMSQLYWCWLLTPTELQQALAGLPLVLVADEAVLDYERTHLPPELWPPTRWYVQWTSGRNLFPVVGRPPVERHWLLCRR from the coding sequence ATGAATCGTCCCTTCGATTTTTCTGCCCAGGCCCGCGAAGAGCGCGCCACCGATCCGGCTTTGCTCGCCTCGGCTCTGGCCCTGATGTACGACCGGGCGATACGCACCGGCTGGGAGCTGGACATGCCCTGCCGGCAGGAGCACGGCGGGGCGTTTCTAGCACGCATTGCAGAGCTGCTGCAGGCCCTCAAGCAACAACCCACCCCAGAAGAAATCTCTAGCTGGGAGCAGTCCCTCACGACTTACCTGGCCGAAGGAGCGCAGCGCGATCCTGCCCCTCGCCTGGCTGTCGCCCTGGAGCTGGCCGACGAGATGTCGGGTCTGGCGGGCGGATTCGTGCTCCAGTTCTCGTTTATCCCCGAAGAAAATCCTGCTGCCCTCCTGGACAGTGGGGCAGCGCCCGACCAACTGCTGCAGGTGCGGGGGGTATTGCGCCTGCCCTGTCTGCCGTCGTTTCTGGGCGAGCAGGTCCGGCTTTTGGGGAACATCCTGCGCGCTCTGGGCCAGCGCCACCTGGGCGCAGAGGATCTGGAGGGCTGGCGCGCCAGCTTTGCACCCCTGCTGCCGGAATGGTTTGCCCAGAGCGCGAATGCCTGTCTGCAGGTCCAGTTTGCTTCCCTCGATCCGGCAATCGGACTTGCGGGCGGCATCGACCTCGAGGTGAGCCGCATCTTTGCATCGATCGAGAGCCACTACCAGCGCTGGAGCCGGACGCGGGAGGGTCCGCTCTTCGGCGAGCATCCAGACGCGATGGCGCTGAACGTGGCCGCTTGCCTGGGCGAAGCTGCCGCTGCCCCTGTGCTCGACGTTGGAGCCGGTACAGGCCGCAACAGCCTCGCTCTTGCCCGCCTGGGCCATCCGGTCGATGCGCTGGAGCTGACGGTCGTGCTCACCGAACAGCTAGACGCCGCAGTAGAAGCCGAAGGACTGCCGGTGCGCGTCCTGCAGGGGGACATCTTCGACGCTGAACTGGCTTTGCCCCCTTCCAGCTACCGGCTCGTGCTGCTCTCGGAGGTGATTGCCTCGCACTTCCGCTCGGTAGACGAGCTGCGGCGGCTACTCATCCGCGCCTGCGAACTGCTCGCACCGGGCGGCATGCTGCTGTTCGACGTTTTTCTGGCCGATCCGGACTTTGAACCTTCTGCTGCGGCCCGCGAGATGTCGCAGCTGTACTGGTGCTGGCTGCTCACCCCCACAGAACTGCAACAAGCACTGGCGGGCCTCCCCCTGGTCCTGGTGGCGGACGAAGCGGTACTCGACTACGAGCGCACCCACCTGCCCCCCGAACTCTGGCCACCGACGCGCTGGTACGTGCAGTGGACGAGCGGGCGCAACCTCTTTCCGGTAGTCGGCAGACCGCCCGTGGAGCGCCACTGGCTGCTCTGCCGCAGGTAG
- a CDS encoding Fic family protein: MLEEETRNSLSIEGIFTSEQNLQAVLSGRKSAPEVLNYYRTAESVYDQALQYYREEDFRLDTALVRHIHSSLFKEVTDRRGEFRHGAIRIQGAQVQPPDRDIDQYVRVYLELCRSSLKKQPLLAALARSHILFESIHPFDDGNGRVGRILLNYLAISGGCPPIVIKGITAEERTSYYRALEAADTGFHSGFPAPEVAELEMRLEQGNFGPIEALLCSGLLPRLDRLIAIAFERQSALQPLREVAEHFAVKEATLRKWIERGKLIALKRDNKLLSHPRLYLSDD; encoded by the coding sequence ATGCTCGAAGAGGAAACGCGCAATTCCCTGTCCATCGAGGGAATCTTCACCAGCGAGCAGAACCTGCAGGCGGTACTCAGTGGGCGCAAGAGCGCTCCCGAAGTTCTCAACTACTACCGCACCGCCGAATCCGTGTACGATCAGGCGCTGCAGTACTACCGCGAAGAGGATTTCCGGCTGGATACGGCTCTGGTACGGCACATCCATAGCAGCCTGTTCAAGGAAGTAACCGATCGGCGCGGTGAATTTCGGCACGGTGCGATCCGCATCCAGGGAGCCCAGGTGCAGCCTCCTGACCGAGACATCGACCAGTACGTGCGCGTCTATCTTGAATTGTGCCGGTCATCTCTTAAAAAGCAGCCGCTTCTTGCTGCCCTTGCCCGCTCGCACATCCTGTTCGAGAGCATTCACCCGTTCGACGACGGCAACGGGCGGGTGGGACGCATTCTGCTCAACTATCTGGCCATCTCTGGGGGCTGTCCACCCATTGTGATCAAGGGCATCACCGCCGAAGAGCGCACCAGCTACTACAGAGCCCTCGAAGCGGCGGACACAGGCTTCCATAGCGGATTTCCAGCGCCTGAAGTTGCAGAACTTGAGATGCGCCTGGAGCAGGGAAACTTCGGGCCAATCGAAGCCTTGCTGTGCAGCGGCTTGCTTCCAAGGTTGGACAGGCTGATCGCCATTGCCTTCGAGCGGCAGTCAGCACTTCAACCGCTGCGGGAAGTTGCAGAGCACTTTGCTGTCAAAGAAGCGACGCTCAGAAAATGGATCGAGCGCGGCAAGCTGATCGCCCTCAAGCGCGACAACAAGCTTCTCAGCCATCCCAGGTTGTACCTGAGCGACGATTGA
- a CDS encoding Uma2 family endonuclease: MEAPAGRLLTYEEYLHYDDGTDYRHELVDGVLERMTPATGKHGRIVRFLLFCLQEEVDRLARNWQVRQSETGVQTALRRVRIPDLCILTAQQVDDIENTAAVLQTPPPLVIEVVSPESVKRDYRFKRSEYAGFGVPEYWIVDPIEQKVSVLVWEEGFYEEAIFQAGQEIVSPTFPDLHLSTERILNPE, translated from the coding sequence ATGGAAGCTCCCGCTGGTCGTCTGCTCACCTACGAAGAGTACCTGCACTACGACGATGGTACCGATTACCGCCACGAACTGGTCGATGGAGTTCTGGAGCGGATGACCCCGGCCACCGGCAAGCATGGCCGGATTGTGCGGTTTCTTCTGTTTTGTCTGCAGGAAGAAGTCGATCGTCTGGCAAGAAACTGGCAGGTACGGCAGAGCGAGACGGGAGTCCAGACTGCGCTGCGGCGGGTACGGATTCCCGATCTGTGCATCCTGACTGCACAGCAGGTGGACGACATCGAAAATACTGCTGCTGTGCTCCAGACACCGCCGCCTTTGGTGATCGAAGTGGTCAGCCCTGAATCGGTAAAGCGCGACTACCGCTTCAAACGTTCTGAATACGCGGGATTTGGCGTGCCGGAGTACTGGATTGTCGATCCGATCGAGCAGAAGGTGAGTGTGCTCGTCTGGGAAGAAGGATTCTACGAGGAGGCGATTTTTCAAGCTGGGCAGGAGATTGTCTCACCGACTTTTCCGGACCTGCACCTCAGCACTGAACGTATTCTCAATCCTGAGTGA
- a CDS encoding P-II family nitrogen regulator, with product MKMIVAIIQPFMLDRVLRGLRGKVHGLTCWDVRGFGIEATQAHFVQDAADYLSHKVRIEIVVEETAVETIVSTIQRLAHTGQSGDGKIFVLAVEEALRIRTGQVGAAAI from the coding sequence ATGAAGATGATCGTGGCCATCATCCAGCCTTTTATGCTCGATCGGGTGCTGCGCGGCCTGCGGGGCAAAGTCCACGGTCTTACCTGCTGGGATGTGCGCGGCTTCGGCATCGAAGCGACCCAGGCCCACTTCGTCCAGGACGCCGCCGATTACCTTTCCCACAAAGTGCGCATTGAGATCGTCGTCGAAGAAACTGCCGTCGAAACGATCGTGAGCACCATCCAGCGCCTCGCCCACACTGGCCAGTCCGGCGACGGCAAAATCTTCGTCCTTGCCGTCGAAGAAGCCCTGCGCATCCGCACCGGCCAGGTCGGTGCTGCTGCTATTTAA
- a CDS encoding efflux RND transporter periplasmic adaptor subunit, with protein sequence MKRYILPFALAAFSLTLASCSSEVKIPEVPAEAAIAPKGPSDLTLTPAQEQQIGLRTDIATVRPFPVTVQSTGQVKPAADHIAHISTPVTGRIVTVSVKLGQRVSPGQVLATLKSDDVGQIEADLLQTILQSDADIRQAKVQLAFSKAAFQREQKLFNDRISAQADLEAARTQYEKDQTTYEALLTKREASIATVQERLSLYGVESGAAAQVVRNRRIDPFIDIISPRAGILLTRSINIGELADPSKELFTVADLSRVKLVADIYEKDIPKIHLGQPVKLTLDSLGLSFPGRIRYVANALDPQTRTLPIYVDVPNPTLTLKPEMFARIEVQVGDAHTLSVPKNALQRSGDYSFAYVPLGNHRYQERRVETGLDDGTYVQIKSGLKAGEPVVTGGTLALQGEALKAAGGIQ encoded by the coding sequence ATGAAGCGCTACATTCTTCCTTTTGCCCTCGCTGCCTTTAGCCTGACCCTCGCCTCCTGTTCCAGCGAGGTCAAGATCCCGGAAGTGCCCGCTGAGGCCGCCATCGCCCCCAAAGGCCCGAGCGACCTGACGCTCACCCCCGCCCAGGAGCAGCAGATTGGCCTGCGCACCGACATTGCTACCGTCCGGCCCTTCCCGGTAACGGTGCAGTCCACCGGCCAGGTCAAACCCGCCGCCGACCACATCGCCCACATCTCCACTCCGGTCACAGGCCGGATCGTGACTGTGAGCGTCAAACTGGGCCAGCGCGTCTCTCCCGGCCAGGTGCTCGCCACCCTCAAATCCGACGATGTGGGCCAGATCGAGGCGGATTTGTTGCAGACGATTCTCCAGTCCGACGCCGATATCCGCCAGGCGAAGGTGCAGCTCGCCTTCTCAAAGGCCGCCTTCCAGCGCGAGCAAAAGCTCTTCAACGACCGCATCTCTGCCCAGGCGGACCTGGAGGCCGCCCGCACCCAGTACGAAAAGGACCAGACGACCTACGAGGCGCTGCTTACCAAGCGCGAAGCATCGATTGCCACCGTCCAGGAGCGGCTGTCGCTCTACGGCGTCGAGTCCGGTGCCGCCGCCCAGGTCGTGCGCAACCGGCGCATCGATCCGTTCATCGACATCATCTCGCCGCGTGCGGGCATTCTTCTCACCCGCAGCATCAACATCGGTGAACTGGCCGATCCGAGCAAAGAACTCTTTACCGTCGCCGACCTCAGCCGCGTCAAGCTCGTCGCCGACATCTACGAAAAGGACATCCCCAAAATTCACCTGGGTCAGCCGGTCAAGCTCACCCTCGACAGCCTCGGGCTCTCCTTCCCTGGCCGCATCCGCTACGTCGCGAACGCCCTCGATCCCCAGACGCGCACCCTGCCCATCTACGTCGATGTGCCCAATCCGACCCTCACCCTCAAGCCCGAGATGTTCGCCCGCATCGAAGTCCAGGTAGGCGACGCCCACACGCTCTCGGTGCCCAAAAACGCCCTGCAGCGCTCCGGCGACTACAGCTTTGCCTACGTGCCCCTGGGCAACCACCGCTACCAGGAGCGCCGGGTCGAGACCGGCCTCGACGACGGCACCTACGTCCAGATTAAAAGTGGTCTCAAAGCGGGTGAGCCGGTGGTGACAGGCGGTACTCTGGCCCTACAGGGCGAAGCCCTGAAAGCCGCCGGAGGGATCCAATGA
- a CDS encoding efflux RND transporter permease subunit — protein sequence MNFSIDRLITLALKRRYIVVALALLLLAGGFVAFKTLSLEAYPDFTDPRVRVITLLPGKGAEEVERLVTIPLEKELNGIPGETNLRSQSIFGLSVVIITFADGTPSQLARQQVLERVAQADLPDSAKPELDPDASAIGEIYRYTLESDYYDPLTLKATQDWQLEKLFRQIPGVIDVTSFGGPTKTYRVNVDPGRLKAYNLSVTQVYEAISRSNATTGGNYIENNGQAYIVRGLGLLKNADDLGDVVVSAADDGTPIRVRDVSHIDVGPGVRLGQVGKNRDDDVVQGIVLMRRGEDPSAVIERLYEKFPDIQAALPHGIKLVPLYDRTELIRRTLDTIGHNVAEGIVLVVVVLLLFLFEVRSALIAATVIPLALLFAFVLLNVFRIPANLLSLGAVDFGIIVDGTVVMVENIYRRLAHEGHDLQPIDRVQLTLEAAKDVGKPILFATTIIVTAFLPIFAFDGVAGKLFRPLAFTMNFALLGAVLVSLTVIPVLCSFVLTRKPLIERESPILYLAEKIYRPLLTAAVRAPWALLGGCAAAFGAAVLLFGSVGSEFLPNLDEGNIWLRVTVLPTSVSLEQSVKVAQAIRLRLIRFGEVKNVVSQVGSPDDGTDANNPSNIEFLVDLKPAEQWNPKWHQNKEELVEAMDRNLQNVPGILTTFSQYIQDNVDEAIAGAKGEVAVKLYGPDLSVLQKYGDQIAAIMTKIPGMVDVADDKMLGQPQYQIQVDRRSADRYGVNVEDIEQVIETAVGGTVATQLVEGERKFNVLVRFDRPFRSSPDALANILITAPNGRTVPLAAVAKVETTVGATMIGRSENSRLILVKANVRNRDLGGAVAEAQQKVNAQVKLPEGYHLVWGGQFENQQRANARLSIAIPITLGVIFLILYSSFGTVRDALIAMTAIPLAAIGGVSGLWLTHTYFSVSAGVGFIAAAGVSVQNSVIILTYIRQLRQEGFPTMKAVFEGAQTRLRPVLMAGTVAILGLIPAALSNGIGSQSQKPFAIVIIGGLLTATLLTVFVVPVLYGLLEDKKLLNAEL from the coding sequence ATGAATTTTTCGATCGACCGGCTGATCACCCTGGCACTGAAGCGGCGCTACATCGTGGTGGCCCTTGCTCTGCTATTGCTCGCCGGTGGTTTTGTCGCCTTCAAGACCCTTTCCCTTGAGGCGTACCCTGACTTTACCGATCCACGGGTGCGGGTAATCACCCTCCTGCCGGGCAAAGGGGCCGAAGAAGTCGAGCGGTTGGTGACGATTCCCCTCGAAAAAGAACTCAACGGCATCCCCGGTGAGACGAACCTGCGCTCGCAGTCGATCTTTGGTCTTTCGGTGGTGATCATCACCTTCGCCGACGGCACCCCGAGCCAGCTCGCCCGCCAGCAGGTGCTGGAGCGGGTTGCCCAGGCGGATCTGCCCGATTCTGCCAAACCCGAACTCGACCCGGACGCTTCGGCGATCGGCGAAATTTACCGCTACACCCTTGAGTCGGACTACTACGATCCGCTCACCCTCAAGGCTACCCAGGACTGGCAACTCGAAAAACTCTTTCGCCAGATCCCCGGTGTGATCGACGTGACGAGCTTCGGCGGGCCGACCAAGACCTACAGAGTCAACGTCGATCCAGGCCGCCTCAAGGCGTACAACCTGAGCGTCACCCAGGTCTACGAGGCGATCTCGCGCTCCAACGCCACTACCGGCGGCAACTACATCGAAAACAACGGCCAGGCGTACATCGTCCGGGGACTGGGGCTGCTCAAAAATGCCGACGACCTGGGGGATGTGGTGGTGAGTGCCGCCGACGACGGCACACCGATCCGCGTGCGCGACGTTTCCCACATCGACGTCGGTCCCGGCGTGCGCCTCGGCCAGGTGGGCAAAAACCGCGACGACGACGTGGTCCAGGGCATCGTGCTCATGCGCCGGGGCGAGGATCCCTCGGCGGTCATCGAAAGGCTCTACGAAAAATTTCCCGACATCCAGGCAGCCCTCCCCCACGGCATCAAGCTGGTGCCGCTCTACGACCGCACCGAACTGATCCGCCGCACCCTCGATACGATCGGCCACAACGTCGCCGAGGGGATCGTGCTGGTGGTGGTGGTGCTGTTGTTGTTTCTTTTTGAGGTGCGATCGGCCCTCATCGCCGCCACGGTGATCCCGCTTGCGCTGCTCTTTGCCTTCGTGCTCCTCAACGTCTTTCGGATCCCGGCCAACTTGCTCTCCCTCGGGGCGGTCGATTTTGGGATCATCGTGGACGGCACGGTGGTGATGGTCGAGAACATCTACCGCCGCCTCGCCCACGAGGGCCACGACCTGCAGCCCATCGACCGGGTGCAGTTGACGCTGGAGGCGGCCAAAGATGTCGGCAAGCCCATCCTCTTTGCGACGACGATCATCGTCACCGCCTTTTTGCCGATCTTTGCCTTCGACGGGGTGGCAGGCAAGCTCTTCCGGCCCCTCGCCTTTACGATGAACTTTGCCCTGCTCGGGGCGGTGCTCGTCTCGCTCACGGTGATCCCGGTGCTCTGCTCGTTCGTCCTCACCCGCAAGCCCCTTATCGAGCGCGAGAGCCCGATTCTTTATCTGGCAGAAAAAATCTACCGGCCCCTGCTCACCGCCGCCGTGCGTGCGCCCTGGGCGCTGTTGGGCGGTTGTGCGGCGGCCTTTGGCGCAGCGGTGCTTCTTTTTGGCAGCGTCGGCTCCGAATTTTTGCCCAACCTCGACGAGGGCAACATCTGGCTTCGGGTAACGGTCCTACCCACCAGCGTCTCGCTGGAGCAGTCGGTGAAGGTGGCGCAGGCGATTCGCCTCAGGCTCATCCGCTTCGGCGAGGTCAAAAACGTCGTCTCCCAGGTCGGCTCCCCCGACGACGGCACCGACGCCAACAACCCGAGCAACATCGAATTTTTGGTCGATCTCAAGCCCGCCGAGCAGTGGAATCCAAAGTGGCACCAGAACAAAGAAGAGCTGGTCGAGGCGATGGACAGGAACCTCCAGAACGTCCCCGGCATCCTCACCACCTTCAGCCAGTACATCCAAGACAACGTCGATGAGGCGATTGCCGGAGCCAAAGGCGAAGTGGCCGTCAAGCTCTACGGGCCGGATCTGAGCGTCCTGCAAAAATACGGCGATCAGATAGCAGCGATCATGACCAAAATTCCGGGCATGGTCGATGTCGCCGACGACAAGATGCTCGGCCAGCCCCAGTACCAGATCCAGGTGGACCGCCGCTCAGCGGATCGCTACGGCGTCAACGTCGAAGATATCGAACAGGTAATCGAGACGGCGGTAGGCGGCACCGTCGCTACCCAACTGGTCGAGGGCGAGCGCAAGTTCAACGTGCTGGTGCGCTTCGATCGGCCCTTCCGCTCCAGCCCCGACGCCCTCGCCAACATCTTGATCACCGCCCCCAATGGCCGGACGGTGCCGCTGGCGGCGGTGGCAAAAGTCGAGACCACGGTCGGGGCGACGATGATCGGTCGCTCCGAAAACTCGCGCTTGATTCTGGTCAAGGCGAACGTGCGCAACCGCGACCTGGGGGGAGCGGTGGCTGAGGCCCAGCAAAAAGTGAACGCCCAGGTCAAGTTGCCCGAGGGCTATCACCTCGTCTGGGGCGGCCAGTTCGAGAACCAGCAGCGGGCCAACGCCCGGCTGTCGATCGCCATCCCGATCACGCTCGGGGTGATCTTCTTGATCCTCTACAGTTCCTTCGGCACGGTCCGCGACGCCCTCATCGCCATGACCGCCATTCCGCTCGCCGCCATCGGCGGTGTCAGCGGCCTCTGGCTCACCCACACCTACTTCTCGGTCTCCGCCGGTGTGGGCTTTATCGCCGCCGCCGGTGTGTCGGTTCAAAACAGCGTGATTATCCTCACCTATATCCGGCAACTGCGCCAGGAAGGCTTCCCAACGATGAAGGCGGTCTTTGAAGGGGCGCAGACCCGCCTGCGGCCCGTCTTGATGGCGGGTACCGTCGCCATTCTCGGCTTGATTCCGGCGGCCCTCTCCAACGGCATCGGCTCCCAGAGCCAGAAACCTTTTGCGATCGTGATTATTGGCGGACTGCTCACCGCCACCTTGCTCACGGTCTTCGTCGTGCCGGTACTCTACGGCTTGCTCGAAGACAAAAAATTGCTCAACGCCGAACTGTAA
- a CDS encoding TolC family protein, which produces MRYSIPLAILTCFFVAGAALAAPPPVGPLAVPAAPPPAPPALPSAPPPALQNSAPLTQPPSQFDLSLSEAFERADRFNPQLVVSRRNLNLAQADITIAGAVPNPQIAAQYGFGSVYTDQANPQQVGVSQTVELGGKRSARLAVADANYRLSQLQLDAQRWQIRSQVRKAYAELAAAAANAASVEAQTALVQRLVDIAAKRFEAGAAPEAELLQAQLSRSQIDTQRTLAEGRLRQARIALASLLGEADPKQDVSISDTGLFKLSVQRSELAPVPNSELPQVETLLGRAYTQRLDLLAVQQQSQVARSQLGLAQSQRVPDLQLSAGYLFTSLANGQPQANGVFLGAGVTVPIFYNQQGEVARAQVTIEQSGLQQAALRAQIAAEVRSAYQALSISRENIRKYQEQLLPASQNVLQLAQESYQVGKTGLTSAIFAQQANQQIRSGYLDAVVAYQSAWADLETAVGSPLSL; this is translated from the coding sequence ATGCGCTATTCGATTCCACTCGCTATTCTCACGTGTTTTTTTGTCGCTGGCGCGGCACTCGCCGCTCCCCCGCCCGTCGGTCCCCTCGCTGTACCGGCGGCACCCCCGCCTGCCCCCCCGGCTCTACCCTCCGCCCCGCCGCCTGCTCTCCAAAATAGCGCCCCGCTCACCCAGCCTCCCAGCCAGTTCGATCTGAGTCTGAGCGAAGCGTTCGAGCGGGCTGACCGCTTTAATCCGCAACTGGTCGTCTCCCGTCGCAACCTCAACCTCGCCCAGGCCGACATCACGATCGCAGGGGCGGTTCCCAATCCGCAGATCGCAGCCCAGTACGGCTTTGGCAGCGTCTACACCGACCAGGCCAACCCCCAGCAGGTGGGGGTGAGCCAGACGGTTGAACTGGGGGGCAAGCGCTCCGCCCGACTGGCGGTGGCCGACGCCAACTACCGGCTCTCCCAGCTCCAGCTGGATGCCCAGCGCTGGCAGATCCGCTCCCAGGTGCGCAAAGCTTACGCCGAGCTGGCCGCCGCCGCTGCGAACGCTGCCTCGGTCGAAGCCCAGACCGCCCTGGTCCAGCGGCTGGTCGATATCGCCGCCAAGCGCTTCGAGGCCGGTGCGGCTCCGGAGGCAGAATTGTTGCAGGCGCAATTGTCCCGCTCGCAGATCGACACCCAGCGCACTCTGGCGGAGGGCCGCCTGCGCCAGGCGCGCATCGCCCTGGCGAGCCTGCTGGGCGAAGCCGATCCCAAGCAGGACGTGTCGATCAGCGATACGGGTCTGTTCAAACTCTCGGTGCAGCGCTCTGAACTGGCTCCTGTACCCAACAGCGAGCTGCCGCAGGTGGAGACGCTTTTGGGGCGCGCCTACACCCAGCGGCTCGACCTGCTCGCTGTCCAGCAGCAGTCCCAGGTGGCCCGCTCCCAACTGGGCCTCGCCCAGTCCCAGCGCGTCCCAGATCTGCAGCTGAGTGCCGGGTATCTGTTTACCAGCCTCGCCAACGGTCAGCCCCAGGCCAACGGTGTCTTTTTAGGAGCGGGTGTCACCGTGCCCATCTTCTACAACCAGCAGGGCGAGGTGGCAAGAGCCCAGGTGACGATCGAGCAATCTGGGCTGCAGCAGGCGGCCCTGCGCGCCCAGATCGCCGCCGAGGTGCGCAGCGCCTACCAGGCTCTGAGTATTTCGCGCGAGAACATCCGCAAATATCAGGAGCAGCTTTTGCCGGCTTCCCAGAACGTGCTGCAGCTCGCCCAGGAGAGCTACCAGGTGGGCAAGACGGGCCTCACCAGTGCCATCTTTGCCCAGCAGGCCAACCAGCAGATCCGCAGCGGCTATCTCGATGCGGTCGTGGCTTACCAGAGCGCCTGGGCCGATCTGGAGACAGCGGTCGGATCGCCCCTGTCGCTGTGA